ATCCACCAGAGCCCGCGGATCAGCGGCACCGCCGCGATGACGACGGCGCGGAAGCCGTCCATCGCCAGCATGGTCCGGCGCCGGTCCCAGCGGCGCACGGCGCGGGTGGCGAGCGGGCCCCCGACCGCGGCGGGCAGCAGCCGCAGGGTGAGGATGCCGCCGACCGCCGTCGGCGACCCGGTGAGCTTCAGCGCCAGGGCCATGAAGGCGACGGTGCCCATCCAGTCGCCGAGGGCCGAGACGCCCTGGCCCGCGAGCAGGTCCCGGAACCCGCGCCGGCGAACCAGCGTCGACACGCTCACGGCGCGACCGGGTCTCGATCGAAGAGGAGCCGACGCACGTACGCGGCCCCGGCGGGCGGCGCCGGGCGGGCGTTGCCGAGGACCCGCTTCAGGAGCATCGGCGCCGCCACCGCGCCGCCGGCCACGGCGCCGCCGGTCCCGTTCGTGACCGCCAGCACGGGGGCGAGCACGACCGCGGCGACGAAGCCGCCGAGCCCGGTCTGGTGCGCGAGCCGGAACACCACGAGCGTGGCGAGCAGCAGCAGCGCGCCCGGCCAGGCGGTCACGAGCAGCGATCCGAGCGCGGGCGCGATGCCGCGCCCGCCGTGGCCGCGCAGAAACGGCGACCAGTCGTGACCCGCGACGGCGCAGCCGCCGGCGACGCCGGCGAGGACCGGGTGGTG
This DNA window, taken from Acidimicrobiia bacterium, encodes the following:
- a CDS encoding glycerol-3-phosphate acyltransferase → MLAAGVCVLSFLVGAIPFSNLMARWRRGVDLRQTETGTVSGTALYRVAGFPALAGAGICDVAKGALGPLLLLHHPVLAGVAGGCAVAGHDWSPFLRGHGGRGIAPALGSLLVTAWPGALLLLATLVVFRLAHQTGLGGFVAAVVLAPVLAVTNGTGGAVAGGAVAAPMLLKRVLGNARPAPPAGAAYVRRLLFDRDPVAP